The sequence CGTTCCTGGAGATCTCTTTAGAAATCACTAGctgtgctgctgcttcaaaaggcaCCACCTTTAAAGTATCAGGATCTCCATCAGGCATTCCTGCCAATGTAAAGCCAGCAAAGTAAAGCCTTCAGCCAAATCCTAATCATACTGCACGcctactaacagaggtggtttgccattgcctgcctctgcaactttgatctttgttggaggtctcccatccaattgctaaccaaggccaaccctgcttagcttctgagatctaacgggatcaggctcacctgggctatccaggtcagggtatacgTCCCTATTAAGTATGCTAATTCCATTCTTTTTGGTATTTCTTTCATACTTTTGCTACGTCAAGTATCATCTGTTTAAGTATtcacaaatgcacacacaaatGGCATTGATTTACTCTAGCGTGGTTGTACAAACAGTGTGCCTTTTTGAATGCATATGTTATGAGGTCTTtttacatctttaaaaaaaaaacattttgtttaACAATAATATTTGAACATATTGGACATCGTCCATCCACAGTATTACCTAGACACATTAGGGAAAAAAactgtatttataccctgcctgtctTACAAATATTGACCCAAATCTACCCTGCGAGGTAGACTACACTGATACGATGTGACCAGCACAAGGTAATCTAGAAAGCTTCTGTAGCAGAacgggaatttgaacctggatctctcagatagTGCACTTTGAcagtcactctacatgttacaaGTTCTGCATGGAGACAACCTGTgctctgtgccgacacacattaCCTCTGCGATTGGCTTTTATTAGGTTGTGACTCAGAAATCAGCCATCAGGGGTGGGGAAACTCCTGCGTTTCTCTCATGCGTGTTTCCTTGTGCAAGAACGTGCAGAGGAGAgacttttccccatttctgctgctccgcatggaggtattgtgtgcagaTGTGGCAGCTGAAAAGGGGGAAACTTTCCTTCCCTGCACCATTTTTGTGTGGGGGAAAAAAGCTTCAGATAAAGGTAGGAGCTTTTCTTCCTGCACTGGCAGCTTTCTCAGTCCAtttgtatgatttttttaaaacagaagccCAAGGTGATGTGTATCTGTGCAGAGCACAGGCTGTCTCTCAGAGGAACTGAAGTCACATGTAGAATGACTGAGAGTCAGCCATCAAACAGTATCATGGCAAGCATCTCAAGGGAATTGGATATCTTAACCATCTTCATAACCATCCTTTAttttcacagaaaaagaaggaCCCAAAGTCTATCGATCGCATATTTGAAGAGCTTGACAAGGACAAGAGCGGGCAGATCACTTTTGAAGAATTCATGGTTTTCATGACCAGATTGTTGATTGCCTGTCATGACCACATCCACCAGAAagagggtcagggtcagggtcagcaTGGCCACGGTCACAGCCACTAAACACCACTTGTGAGGTCAACGTTTCAGGACCCTGGTTGCTGTTGCCACTGGGAGACAATAAAGATTGATCTGGTGTTCCTGAGATGGTTGTCCTGTGCTTTTATGTGAATGTATGGTTGTAAGATATGGCGTCGTTTTGAACTGATGTGAAATGAGAAGTTTATCCTCTTAAACCATAGTCCTGTAGTTCCCCCAAAGGAAAAAATACTTTATTAagaaaatctatctatctatctatctatctatctatctatctatctatctatctatctatctatctatctatctatctatctatctatctatctatctatctatctatctatctatctatctatctatctatctatctatctatctatctatctatctatctatctatcttaccTATGCCCTTGAATATTGCCAACTTTTGGATCACAATATTCTGGAATTAGTAGgaatatctgtctgtctatctatcttgaGGCTAAACATACACAGAGATCATAATCCAGATGTAGAATCCATTTCTTATATTCCCTTGAATGCTGGCAACATCTGGGTCTGAACATTCTAGAATTAGGGGACATTTTAGAATGACAATACTAGCTGCATATCTGGATTCCCccgctccacacacacacacaaatggtaaTCTAATCAGTGTTCAAAAACTTAgctaaatagtagagtccagtagtatctttaagactaaccaatatatcctctatgcatctgacaaagagagctgtggctctcgaaagcctaTGAGACAAtaaagttttaaaggtgctactggattctctgctattttgctactgcagactaacgtggctaattCCCCTGGATCTACTACAACAACTTAGCTGCTGACCATCCCTGGATTTCATGATTTTTCACCCATCAGAAATTcacaaataatacattaaaaataatcctAGTTTTCATTCAAAGACTTTAGACTGATAGGCTGATGCATGGGGTTCTTCCCCTTCTCATTTTATTGTTATCAGAACCCTGTGAGATGAGGCTTTGCTGGCTGCCTAAAGGTTATCTGTGCAGCTTCGTGAGTTGTGActgaatgtggatttgaacctgggtatttccAAGCTTCTACTGTGACATTCTGACCACCAGACCACATTAGTATCAAGATCCAGCTCTTCAAATGTCTCAGGGCTGGGTGGATCTCTAATAGAGAAcactgctgtagtatagtggtcaaATGTTTGGGCTGTGAATGAGCACTTTGCCGGTTcaactcccacaactgccatgagctcagcaggccaccttgggtaagccacacctctcagccccagctccccagttgtatcgTGGGGATAACATTCACT is a genomic window of Eublepharis macularius isolate TG4126 chromosome 1, MPM_Emac_v1.0, whole genome shotgun sequence containing:
- the LOC129339252 gene encoding protein S100-A12-like, whose protein sequence is MSETQLEKCCECVINVFHQYSIRVDHFDMLSKGELKKLIEQQMPNFLKKKKDPKSIDRIFEELDKDKSGQITFEEFMVFMTRLLIACHDHIHQKEGQGQGQHGHGHSH